Part of the Temnothorax longispinosus isolate EJ_2023e chromosome 5, Tlon_JGU_v1, whole genome shotgun sequence genome is shown below.
GCGTAGGCGCTGATCGGTATGAAAAATGGAGTTCCTGCCTCAAGTCTCTAGTTGGAAcgttaaaattgatatttcttaACATATCCGGACCGTCAATAAAGTGATTGAGAAGCTTTACTTACGAACTATGGACAAAACGGGCGGACCTTCACGTGGCGAGAGATCTCAAAGTAAACGCGCTGATGCAAGTCGAATTGCACGCTTTATGTTTCCCAGTTGTTCTACAAAGACTTATTTATCAGaccaaatatatttcattatattcgtgagtttccttaattttcttttcgagATCAAGTTTGCCTTCGAGATTTGTTTgctcaattattaattattaagtacataaaatcacataaattttattttatgtacctatatcctatatatatatatatatatatatatatatatatatatatatatatatatatatatatatatatatatcatatgcGTACACGATTAGAAGCGGCTGCTAGTGCTTGCTCTACTGCGCATGCGTAGTATCTCTCAGCTGTGCATTGACATTCGTCGCTGACGTCACGCCGTgaccgcggcggcggcggcggagatCAGCAGAGCGTCTGCGCTCACGTCCACGGATCACGGATTATTTTGACAAGCGCGAGTACGCTACGCTCTCGCCGCCGACTCGAGGGATCTGTCAATGAGGCAGACGGGATCCATGGATTTCGGCTTTCATCGTAATCGCGTATGATTTCGTCGGTACGTTGGACCCAGTTGGACCGTGAGATAGTCTCGTTCGATCATCCCGTACGTAAGACCTGGAGGTAATGGCACTGTCAAATATCTTGCTGCTCAGCCAAATAGCGGGCTACGTCGTAGCCCTTATCCTGTCGCTCTGCATCATCGTGCCTATGAGTCTGCATCAGGATGAGTTCAGGTAAGGTCCCAGGATTGGGAAAGAAGTTACCTTTTTAAAGTAACTTTTTCAAAGTCGCTCGTtaccaattaaaaaaaataacccGGTCCcattatcgttattaattttgaaaagtaaCTCCGTTACCGTTATCGTTACTATTTTcgttactttatttaatttaaacgaaaaactaaatttaacCAAGTCCAACCGTACGTCTATTTGTTGAAGATAAGTTAAAGATAGAAAGTTACGATTTTTatggtttttaaaaaataaacttattaaattttactaaaattctttattaacttTCAATAGGTGCTGATCCGTAGATCAGCTTTATTAACCCTAGCTAGCCACACTTATTTTCGAATCCTTAATTCGCCGTACTCCAGTCCATGAGACTGCTTTGTCGCATTATTTTCATTCTACGTAATATTTTCAAGCTTGTACTatagaaaaattgataatacaGACTTTGAATAAgacgtttatgataatatcagatcgagaaaattatttgaatttaaacttAACTTATTGGAAACtagaaaattatgttgatatgtgaaaattagaaaactgaAAAACGTTCAGCGGTCCACTGGATCGGAGTGTGCCGAGCTAGGGTTAACTTTTAGTAGATGCTCCATCGTATCATTGAGAAGACATATCGAGAACACATTCTTTGTACCTAATCTTTGTTTTGTTAATATGGAACTTCCAACGCTGAATAAGCGCTCTAACAAAGCACTACTTGGAATAATAAAGAGTTTATTGCTCATTGGGAGACTTTCTTTGGATCTGACATTTAATAGATCTCGAAAAATCTGGAAAAAAGTGACTTTTAACGGTAACACGTTACTTCCCAACTATAACAAGACCGTATTCAACATTGTGATAATCATGACGTTCTCTGTTACGCCCTACGAAGCTTATTTTGTTTCCTTCATTTTCCAGGGGACACTGTCTTTTGTTTTCGACCGGTGTCTGGCAGGAGTCGGATGGCCAGATTGTGGTAAACTGGGCGTCGCAGGCGTACTGTAATTACACAATATTCGTAGGTCTGATCCTCCTCGTAACGTCGTCGATACAGATCTACCGGTTGTCCCTGTTCATGTATCGTAGCGAGGACAGCTCGTTTCTCTCTGCGTTTGTGGACGTTGTGACTTCCGTCATTCTCACCACCGTCACCTTGATCGCGGCGATTATCGTAACTTTAGGTTTCATGACGTGGTGCCAATGTATGACCAAGAGGTTCCCGTCGTGCGAACTAGCAGCTGGAAATGATATTGACAAGGCTGACGGTATCGACACGTCAGGTTTCCATATCGAACTTGGCGCCGCCCAATTTGGCATTTGGAGTAGCCTGTCAATTTGGGTCGGTTTGTCGGTTTTCGCTGTCTTGAAACTGTTGAGGTACCATCAGTTAGAGAATATGAAAGTTTCCATGTATAGAGAAAGGCAAAGATTAATAGAAGCTACCACGAGCAGTCAGCAGCAGGAGCCGagttaaaaaagttttgataGCCTAACATTTTGTTTCTCAGGGTAAGTTTGATAATAACATGTGCATAATAATACGTTGTGCTACGTTGTAAAGACGAAcgagatatataaattctcaaagaacatatatatatttgcgtgAATAGTTACATtatatacgaaatttttcgttacctTCAAAACGCACAGAGTCACTGCGAGCATTATATCGATGTAATGTGTACTATTCTGTGTTCAGAGCCAATCGATTTCACAAAAATAGTAGCAATCTTTTTATTGAGAGATCAACatactgtaaaatatttttagaacatcacaaataatattacagttCTTGTTTACAATTGAAGAAAAGTTCTTCGAAAGCCTCGGCATATATCGTTATTTAATCGGATTTTTCTAGGTTTAGGTATATAAGACTTGTATAAAGATCGTGTtaacaatgtatatattacaatatagtcaatatatttccaagtataataaacagatataagtataaatataggaatataataagtaaattaagtAATGGAAGTTAATAATcgcatcttttatattttcctgattctattatatatacatacatacatacgtatgcACAgcgagaattttttgttatattttactgttaaatttactacaaacttgggacaacttggcaaccaaggaatttttgaaatatacaaaagacattttacaaacaacgcgcaacgtgataaaaattaccaagcagattattattgaaaaattcttgaaatttcctagatatattttagtaaaattaatcaaacatattttatattttgatgtaatagatattaatattttttattatggtagatattaatcagaataacTCACATAAAATTCTTCGTACTACATATTGTTccacaactaccatgattttGAGGGTAAAttctaagagaaaattctctctctgTGTATacacactatatatatatgtatgtaatttataataggtcccagattataaaaattaagaatataaaatgaaagatatttGTTGTACGATGcttacattttgttatttaatgcTCTTTAagtatatctattataaagcgcgagtataattttgtatataaattacaatacaaaatacatatatcgaaGTTATCCTGATGCAGCctgacgttttttttctttattattctaacCTCTTTTTTTAACCTGGAAAATTGAGcgtatataacattattgtaACGTATCTCACGTGTtgaatcatataaaatgtatttaaggTATGGAAATAGCATGCGGCAAACTGGATCAAGATACTTATGTGTTCATACTTTTTTGCACTCTCCGAGTGTGCTTCTACGGCTGCCTGGCGGACACTTTCTTGGGGGAACATCAATTATTATGAAAGGTGCAATGGCTGTTTGTACGCATTCCAATTGAAAGTTAGTCTCGTTTACACCTATTACCCCATCGGGCGCACACGGACCGCCTATTGTTCTAAGTGGATAGCATGTACCGTTATACGGCACCACGCCATCTTCCAAGCAAGGATTCTCCACGCAACGAGGAACCGCCTCGTCCTCAGGAAgaatgacataattttttggCGGACAAGGACCTTGTCTATAGGCTTCGTGGCAGGAATTGTTCAACGGAAAGTACAAGAATCGAGATCTACAATCGCACACCCAGGAATCCTTCGCACCGTCTCCCGGGTAGAGAAGCATGTCTTTCGGGCAACTATCCGGTATTGATACGGGTAGACGTTCCGTTATCATCTGCAAGgatgattatataagaaaagaaaattagcttcttgtataatcttatattaatatttgtattaccGTGGAGTTGCCACCGCTGACGTGGGAAGTTTCCTCATCAGTTGGAAATGATAAATCCTGACCCCATATCACATAGTTGTATGCGAAAAACATAAAACCGATGTACAAATACTTCATCCTCACTATTGGATATCGAGCCGctgagaaaattatatatttataaacgtgGTACAGATGGAGAAAATAGGAAAGACTTTTTAATATGTACGTGATACCGGTATAAAGGTCAATTAAAGCTAGAATgtaatatgaacaaatatatCACTAGTAACTGGTTAGATAATAATGACAAGATAGTATAAACGTTAAACATTTCCATCCGCTTCCGAGCACTTTCAATGGCAAActaaaagagagataaaacagcgagatatatatataccgcgCTCTAAAGAAACCGCCCATTATAAATCTGAATAGTCATTAGTGATATAATTATGCACTAATAGCTACACTCTGGATCTAATTGATACTTTTAATGTTAAGATGAATGTTTTCCTTACAGTTCTTAGCAATACGCTGTTCTTTTctgataaagaaagaaaaaataggaATATCACACGTgttttaataactaataacCGAGAACTTGTGAACTTGAGGGAGATGTTCTCTAAGATTCTCTCGAATGCATACGCGCAATTACACTGAGCCGATGTAACGGTGACTATGATGTTTCAAGGCTAACCACTGTCAAACAAAAGGAAATGAAAGAGTATACTGACCAGAGCGATAATCTTCACCAATACATAAGCGTGTGTGTTGATCTGCGAGAAAGCCGTTTACGCATGTATATAGGAATtgagaagagaaggaagagagaaatcgATTATAATTCTGACAAAATATGGTTTGCAACTGTAATTCGAGATGATTAAATCGCTCACAATAAGATGGTAAGGAGCATCTAACGCTAAAacgcaaattttttaaaaatattgaaatgttaaaaggtttccttatatatataatcatatatttaaaatacaagaaacGTACTACAGAATTATTCGtttaaaaattccatttcATTATGTGCACCTAAAGAATTGTTCATAGAACCTATGAAATAACTCTCTTTGTATTCTGGCCAAGATTTGAATTCTTTAAAGAGTTCCAGAATTTGTATTGGCGTTAAGTCTCCAAATTGCGTATATATCGTATAATCTTTGGCTATTAGTCTAATTCCACAGTCTGGCACCCATTTTCTAGAGACAGACAGaacaatataatgtaatttgtaaagtaaagagagatatatatttgaaattctttgtaagagaaaaatatttgatggagaaaccatatacatatagattttTCATCATACTCACTCTAATGCGGGTATCACTCTGGTACGGCGTTTTTGCAGATGATGCTtcacaaaataagaaaatgtcaCCCAATCTTTTTGTGACAATTCTGAGTAAAGGTCAGCTTTAGGCTCAAGTTTTATCACATAAATTTGTTCGTAATCTTGTTTTATCGATAGTGCATTATTCATAGATTGACGTTTCTTTTTTGGCCAAGatacattatacatagatTGACGTTTCTTTTTTGGCCAAGGTATAAAAGCCTTTCTATTCAGCGTTCCCAGTAGTTCGCACGTAAACATTAATTTGAACATCACCTTTGTATAGgtgtataatttgtaattactGTTACTGGTACAGGTATTATATCtctaaaacataattaaaaccAAATATTAATGATGTGTTTATCAAAAATACTCTTCCAAGAtacttagaaaaaaagaaagaccgATATACTAACGTGCCACAGGGATGGAAGTATcgcgatgtaaaaaataggCCTTCCATGGAACATGAAACCGTTGCGAAAGACTAAACTGTGTATAATAAACGTAAATAAGTATTTACTATCTGTTGCACCTATTACTTGCATGTAAGTTTCATCTTCCCAATTTTTGCTTTCTATCGCTTTGAAACTATCTTGATATTGCCCGTCAGTAATTTTGTCATCATAAAACGCTCTTGTTATTCCAAAGAGATTGGAATGTTTAGAAGAGATTAGATTCAATTTTCCAGGATATTTTGCAGAGATCGTTTCCAGTACTTGGTGTAATTTTTGATTTCCTTCGTACATGTGAATCAGCGGTACGCCAGCTTTCAACAGTTCTCTCGTTAATATGCCAAAACCAGAATTCAATTCGGCAACGTAACACATGTTTCTCGAGAgatcattttttatcaaagagacATACTTCGCGGCGGTATCTTTGTCAATcagatgtaatatatttgtatcccCCTTTTTTAACGT
Proteins encoded:
- the LOC139813532 gene encoding transmembrane protein 179 — translated: MALSNILLLSQIAGYVVALILSLCIIVPMSLHQDEFRGHCLLFSTGVWQESDGQIVVNWASQAYCNYTIFVGLILLVTSSIQIYRLSLFMYRSEDSSFLSAFVDVVTSVILTTVTLIAAIIVTLGFMTWCQCMTKRFPSCELAAGNDIDKADGIDTSGFHIELGAAQFGIWSSLSIWVGLSVFAVLKLLRYHQLENMKVSMYRERQRLIEATTSSQQQEPS
- the LOC139813528 gene encoding uncharacterized protein isoform X2; its protein translation is MKYLYIGFMFFAYNYVIWGQDLSFPTDEETSHVSGGNSTMITERLPVSIPDSCPKDMLLYPGDGAKDSWVCDCRSRFLYFPLNNSCHEAYRQGPCPPKNYVILPEDEAVPRCVENPCLEDGVVPYNGTCYPLRTIGGPCAPDGVIGVNETNFQLECVQTAIAPFIIIDVPPRKCPPGSRRSTLGECKKVKKRG
- the LOC139813528 gene encoding uncharacterized protein isoform X1, which gives rise to MIIYIRKPFNISIFLKNLRFSVRCSLPSYCERFNHLELQLQTIFCQNYNRFLSSFSSQFLYTCVNGFLADQHTRLCIGEDYRSAARYPIVRMKYLYIGFMFFAYNYVIWGQDLSFPTDEETSHVSGGNSTMITERLPVSIPDSCPKDMLLYPGDGAKDSWVCDCRSRFLYFPLNNSCHEAYRQGPCPPKNYVILPEDEAVPRCVENPCLEDGVVPYNGTCYPLRTIGGPCAPDGVIGVNETNFQLECVQTAIAPFIIIDVPPRKCPPGSRRSTLGECKKVKKRG
- the Mttfb2 gene encoding dimethyladenosine transferase 2, mitochondrial — protein: MLHKNVLPVITSWLSRRNRHIVSAYCSTLTTDSSPAHQKEAINTAETKGLIEKIGLSKVKKKKKTIEKQLKYIQSILQDKETLDIINYIRKVNPDIIDIIQSMKCTLKKGDTNILHLIDKDTAAKYVSLIKNDLSRNMCYVAELNSGFGILTRELLKAGVPLIHMYEGNQKLHQVLETISAKYPGKLNLISSKHSNLFGITRAFYDDKITDGQYQDSFKAIESKNWEDETYMQVIGATDSKYLFTFIIHSLVFRNGFMFHGRPIFYIAILPSLWHRYNTCTSNSNYKLYTYTKVMFKLMFTCELLGTLNRKAFIPWPKKKRQSMYNVSWPKKKRQSMNNALSIKQDYEQIYVIKLEPKADLYSELSQKDWVTFSYFVKHHLQKRRTRVIPALEKWVPDCGIRLIAKDYTIYTQFGDLTPIQILELFKEFKSWPEYKESYFIGSMNNSLGAHNEMEFLNE